Proteins co-encoded in one Abyssibacter profundi genomic window:
- a CDS encoding TraR/DksA family transcriptional regulator, with the protein MTPDERERLRARLGERLTELDAELRAAKASARTVELDQSRQGRLSRMDALQAQAMNQAALQRLLNQQTAIRRALARIDQADFGRCVDCDQAIAAARLLAQPGATHCINCAE; encoded by the coding sequence ATGACCCCGGACGAACGCGAGCGTTTGCGTGCCCGCCTAGGCGAACGACTGACCGAATTGGACGCCGAACTCAGGGCCGCCAAAGCCAGTGCGCGCACGGTGGAGCTGGATCAAAGCCGCCAGGGGCGGCTGTCGCGGATGGATGCCCTGCAAGCCCAGGCGATGAATCAGGCGGCGCTGCAACGGCTGCTCAACCAGCAGACCGCGATTCGACGGGCCTTAGCCCGCATCGACCAGGCCGACTTCGGGCGTTGCGTGGACTGCGATCAAGCCATTGCCGCGGCGCGGCTGCTGGCCCAGCCAGGTGCCACCCACTGCATCAACTGCGCTGAATAA